In a single window of the Nodularia spumigena CCY9414 genome:
- a CDS encoding BrnT family toxin: MEFKWDESKAAINLKKHNVSFEEAKTVFDKGATRFCEMTLLKERSLKTSFSRLYKLVTVKAVLILIHLFHKIL; encoded by the coding sequence ATGGAGTTCAAGTGGGATGAGTCAAAAGCAGCCATAAACCTGAAGAAGCACAATGTCAGTTTTGAAGAAGCTAAAACTGTCTTTGATAAGGGAGCAACGCGATTTTGTGAAATGACCCTACTTAAAGAGCGATCGCTAAAAACTAGCTTCAGTAGATTATATAAATTAGTTACGGTGAAAGCAGTGTTAATACTGATCCACCTTTTTCATAAAATTCTCTAA
- the miaB gene encoding tRNA (N6-isopentenyl adenosine(37)-C2)-methylthiotransferase MiaB has protein sequence MITSNRHYHIITFGCQMNKADSERMAGILEDMGFEWSEDPNDADLILYNTCTIRDNAEHKVYSYLGRQAKRKQEEPGLTLIVAGCVAQQEGEALLRRVPELDLVMGPQHANRLQDLLTSVLNGNQVVATESVHIMEDITQPRRDSSVTAWVNIIYGCNERCTYCVVPNVRGVEQSRTPEAIRAEMEELGRQGYKEITLLGQNIDAYGRDLPGTTPEGRHLHNFTDLLYYVHDIPGIERLRFATSHPRYFTERLIKACAELPKVCEHFHIPFQSGDNELLKAMSRGYTHEKYRRIIDTIRRYMPDASISGDAIVGFPGETEAQFENTLKLVEDIGFDLLNTAAYSPRPGTPAALWSNQLSEEVKSDRLQRLNHLVNVKASERSQRYMGRIEDVLVEDQNSKDPTQVMGRTGGNRLTFFTGDISQLKGQIVKVKITEVRAFSLTGEPVEVRQAVPV, from the coding sequence ATGATCACTTCTAATCGCCACTACCACATTATTACTTTCGGTTGCCAAATGAATAAAGCCGACTCAGAGCGCATGGCTGGCATTTTAGAAGACATGGGCTTTGAATGGTCGGAAGACCCCAATGATGCAGATTTGATTCTCTACAATACTTGCACGATTCGGGATAATGCCGAACACAAGGTGTATTCTTATCTCGGTAGACAAGCCAAACGCAAGCAAGAAGAGCCTGGTTTAACGCTGATTGTTGCTGGTTGTGTTGCCCAACAGGAAGGAGAAGCCCTGTTACGACGCGTGCCAGAATTAGACTTGGTAATGGGACCACAACACGCCAACCGTCTTCAAGATTTGCTGACATCAGTTTTAAATGGTAATCAAGTTGTGGCTACTGAGTCGGTTCACATCATGGAAGATATCACCCAACCGCGACGAGATAGCAGTGTGACTGCTTGGGTGAATATCATTTATGGCTGTAATGAACGCTGCACCTATTGTGTGGTTCCTAATGTGCGTGGTGTAGAACAATCTCGCACGCCAGAAGCCATACGTGCCGAAATGGAAGAACTGGGGCGACAAGGTTACAAAGAAATTACCCTACTCGGTCAAAATATTGACGCTTACGGTCGAGATTTGCCGGGGACAACTCCAGAAGGTCGCCATTTGCATAATTTCACTGATTTACTTTATTATGTCCATGATATTCCAGGGATTGAACGGTTAAGATTTGCCACGAGTCATCCCCGTTATTTTACGGAGAGATTAATTAAGGCTTGTGCTGAGTTGCCGAAGGTGTGTGAACACTTTCACATTCCGTTTCAATCAGGGGATAATGAATTATTGAAAGCAATGTCACGGGGTTATACTCACGAGAAATATCGCCGGATTATTGATACCATTCGGCGTTATATGCCTGATGCGTCAATTAGTGGGGATGCAATTGTGGGCTTTCCTGGAGAGACGGAAGCACAGTTTGAAAATACTCTGAAGTTGGTAGAAGATATTGGCTTTGATTTGTTGAATACAGCCGCATATTCTCCGCGCCCTGGTACACCAGCAGCTTTGTGGTCTAATCAACTCAGTGAAGAAGTTAAAAGCGATCGCCTACAAAGATTAAACCATTTAGTCAACGTCAAAGCATCCGAGCGATCGCAGCGTTACATGGGACGTATCGAAGATGTCTTAGTAGAAGACCAAAACTCCAAAGATCCCACCCAAGTCATGGGACGCACTGGCGGTAATCGTTTGACTTTCTTTACTGGCGACATCAGCCAATTAAAAGGGCAAATTGTCAAGGTTAAAATTACTGAAGTTCGGGCTTTTAGTTTAACAGGTGAACCCGTAGAAGTGCGCCAAGCAGTACCAGTGTAA